The window CCTTTCAAAATTAAACTACCAAAAGTTTATTCTTACAAATTATAAAGATATAATTAAATATTATTTGGTATCTGTTTTAAAACGCAATAACGATTGCGTTAAGAAAAAATCGAATTCTATTATCCAATCCTTAAACTGTAATTTAGTTTATACAGGTTATCAACATTTTTATTAAAATGTTTAAAATTTAATTGCAAAATCAAACTTAGTTATCCCTAAATTGTTTTCTGTAAAAGGAAGACAAAAAAGTCCTGTGAGTGGGTGATCCGCGGAGGGCAGGCACACCATAACGATTAAATTCATTAAAATATAATAGCTGCTTTTGGGTGGCTATTATTTTTAATCGAGTCCTCAATTCACGACTTGTTATAAAGTTTCAGATAAATGCGAGGTAAAGACTTAACATACATCTAATAATAAACTACTTCGATGTTGTAAAGTGGATTCAATTGTATTTAAAAAAACTAAAAAAATTCGATATAGCCAACAATTCGGCGCTGTAAATGAACTAATCGCTACATCGAATTTTTAAAGTTATGATGGTAATATTTACCATTCTTATTGATGATAAGCAAAAGTATCGTTGCTTTTATTTCTTAAAGGCAAATTTTTGATAATGGATTCAGATTGTAATTGTTGATCCTCAGGACTTAATAATTCATTATATTTCTCTAACAAATGAATGTATTTATTCATCCAAAAATAAACTGAATTACTATCACCATTATTAGATTTTGTATTTTGCTCTAAACTAGAAGCAGTTCTTTGTCCTAAGTCTTGCTTTGGAAAAACATCCGGAAAAGAAGCAGACAAATCCTGGCCAAGCAAAGTTCCGATTTGCCAAATTACTTCATGGTTAATCCTGTCTTGACTGAACCAGTTGTAAATTGTTCTTCGGCTAACATTGAGCTTTCTAGAAAGTTCGCTAATACCCATTCTGTCTCGGCGCACTATGCGCTCAAGAACTTCACCTTGTTTTAATTGTGTTGTCATAGAAATAATTATTTTTTAGTAAAAAATTAATTAAATCATTTATCAGGGACGATTTGACAAGCGCAAGTTAAATAATACCGTGCAAGGTTGTATATATTATGCGAATTTTTTGATATTTATCAAAATAATGGGTATAAATTAATATTATCCAATAGTATAAATACTTAATTACGAAGGAATTTTTGCATAAATTCTACCTTTCGTCTATTCAATAATACACATTTCTTATACAAATACTTGAAATTTTACTCTTAAAACGAGTAAATATTCTCAAAAAGAACATTTTCAGAAAAAAATTTTCAGAAATCTGTACAGAATTTTACTAGTTTATTAACACGATACTCTTTTTAGAAGTGGAAAGTCTTTAATTTTAAATCGTAATTTATCAATTCTTGTATTTTCCAATACAAAATTATACATACAAATAAGTTGTAATTTTAGATTTGTGAGAAACATATTAAGTGATGAGTAATACAGCACAAAGTTTTTGCTTCACATTGTAATTAAAATCAATTAATCTAACCGGGTATTTATAAATTAGCTTTAAAAAATATAATGAAACTTAGATTGCTTCTCTTACTAACTATTTTATGTCAAATAACAGTTAGCGCTCAAATTCTTAAATACACAAATGGCAACAATTCCTGGAATCCTGATTCTTTAGGTAATCATAGAGTAGTTATTCAATTTAATGGAAATGGTGGTATTGTTCATACTAAAATAGACTGGCGTAGAAGAGATCTACATCCCGAAACAAAAGGAATTATTGTACTTAATAGTAATGGCAAAATTGTAAAATCAAGTAGTGAAAATATCACCAGAGAAAGTGGAGATGTTTACTTTGAAGCAAATTCTGCAGGAAAATATTATATTTATTATTTACCTTATAAAAATGAAGGCCGAAGTAATTATCCTAAAGGAAGTTATCTCAAACCAATCCAAACTTTAACAAATAGGCCAAGGCAGGTTGCAATCAATGCTTCTGTTTTAGAAATTCAATCTATCGATGCTTTCAATTCCTTTTATCCAATGGAAGTTATTGCCACAGAAAAAGAGATGAAGGCAGTTAAAGCAGCCCATCAAGCAGAATCTTTTATTGTTTTCCCGGAGGATAGAATGTTTCCTATTAAAATGAAAAACGATTTGCCTTACCGATGGATTCGAAAAACTTCTTTAAATTCATTTACAGGAACAGCAAGTAAAGGAGAAAATTATGCTTTTCAATTCGGTGTATATGCATTGAAAAATTTGAATGACCTCGTGGTTAATTTTAGTGATTTAAAGACTTCTTCCGGTAAAACTATCTCTTCAAAATATATAAATTGTTTAAATACTACTGGAACAACGTATGATAATAAACCTTTAATTCAAAAGGTAAATGTTGCCTTAGGCAGTGTGCAACCAATGTGGATTACGGTTGATATCCCTAAAACTACATCCGCTGGGATTTATAATGGAAAATTTATTATTAAAGCTAATGGAAAATCTAAAATCGTTAACGTTAAAATAACAGTTAAGAATGAGGTTTTAGCCAATCATGGTGTGAATTCTCCAGTTAACCAAACCCGCTTAACCTGGCTAAATTCTACATTGGCCCAACAAAATACTGTTGTTTCACCTTATACTCCACTAGTTATTGAAGGAAATGTTATTTCATTATTAGGTAGAAAATTTGAGATTAATGCCGATGGTTTTCCAAAACAGATTCAGACTTTTTTCAATTCAGAAATGACTGGCTATTCTGAAAAGCCAAATAATATTTTATACGAACCTATTCACTTTCATTTTTTTAATACTCCAAAAACCCAAGAAAAATTTACTCCGAGTAATTTCCAATTTACAAATAAAGAAGCTGGCACAGTAAAATGGACTGCTACCAATACTTCTACAAATATTAAAATGGACGTGGAAGGCAGTTTAGAATTTGATGGTTATGTTCATTATATAGTTAAGGTTACTGCCTTGCAAGATGTAGATTTTAGTAACGTTAATTTCCATATTCCATTCGATAAAGGATCTACGAAGTACTTAATGGGTTTAGGAGAAAAAGGTGGGATTCGACCAGATACCGTAAAATGGAAATGGGATGTAGCGAATAAAAATCAGGATGCAGCTTGGGTTGGAAATGTAAATGCTGGGTTGTATTACAATTTAAGAGACGAAAATTATGTTCGTCCGCTAAATACGAATTTCTATTTGCAGAAACCTTTATTGCTGCCAAAATCTTGGAGAAATGAAAATAAGGGTGGTATTCAGATCAATGTAAAAGGAAGCTCAATGCTTGCAGATAGTTATACGGGCGCAAGAAGTATGAAAAAAGGCGATGTGCTTTACTATAATTTCAATCTATTAATCACTCCTTTTCACTTGCTAAATACTGATTTTCAATGGGATAATCGCTTTTATCATAAATATGGAAGTTTAGATTCTATAAAAGCAACTGGTGCTTCCGTGGTAAATATTCATCATGCAACACCGATAAATCCTTGGATTAATTATCCGTTTATCGAATGGAAAAAAATGAAAAATTATATTGATGAGGCACATTCAAAAGACTTAAAAGTGAAAATTTACAATACAGTTCGCGAATTATCAAATCATGCTTATGAGTTGCCTGCTTTAAGAAGTTTGGGAACAGAAATTTATTCTCCAGGTAAAGGTGGCGGGTTTAGCTGGTTACAAGAGCATTTAGATTCAAATTATATTGCAGCTTGGTTTGTTCCAGAAATTAAGGATGCAGCTATCATTAATAGCGGTATGAACCGTTGGCACAATTATTATGTTGAAGGAATGAATTGGTTGACTAGCAATGTAGGAATTGATGGCGTTTACTTGGATGATGTAGCTTTTGACCGCATTACAATGAAGCGGATTAAGCGTGTTTTAACTCAGAACAATCATCCAGGAATTATTGATTTGCATTCTGCCAATCAATTCAATAAAAACGATGGATTTAACAATAGCGCTATCCTTTATATGGAACATTTTCCGTACTTAAATCGGTTGTGGTTTGGAGAATATTTCGATTATCAGAAAAATAATCCTGATTTCTTTTTAACAGAAGTAAGTGGAATTCCGTTCGGTTTAATGGGAGAAATGCTTCAGGATGATGGTAATCCATGGCGTGGAATGATATATGGGATGACAAGCCGTTTGGGTTGGTCGGATAAAAGCGACCCAAAACCATTATGGAAAGCTTGGGATAATTTTGGAATAAAAGGCTCTGAAATGATTGGCTATTGGAGTGAGAATTGTCCAGTTAAAACCGACAACGCTAAAGTATTGGCTACTGTTTATAAACAAAAAGGAAAAATAATGATCGCCTTAGCAAGCTGGGCTGAAGATGATGTGAAAGTCAATTTAATTATCGACTGGAATAAACTTGGATTAGATTCTACTAAAGTCAAAATCACGGCTCCAGCAATTGATAAGTTTCAAACAACAGGAGTTTTTCAGGAAGGAAAACCCATTATGATTGATAAAGGAAAAGGTTTGATTTTGATTGTAGAGTAAATAAGCGTTGTCGTCACCCTGAACTTGTTTCAGGGTCTTAATAATTAAGATCTTGAAATGAATTAAGCATGACGACATTACTTGAAACATTATACTTTTACGTTTTGCATTCCGTATTGTTTTAGTACATCTTCAGGAACACCAGTCCATTGATTCGGTGCATTGCCAACATAACCAATATCTTTTACCCCGATTTCAGTTGTATAAAATCCTGATGCTGTCAAACTTCTCATCCTATTAAAAAATGTAACACCAGCCTTCATTTCTGGCCGGGCTTTTTTAGGATAGGCAATTTCATCAACGATAGAGATTTGTTCCCTTTCTGAAGCCTCAGCAAACGACTTTTGAAATTTATTAAAGCAATAAACATCAAGCCATTTTAAGCCACCTCTCATTGGTACTTTGTGTTCTGGTATATCTTTAACAATAAATTCAATAAACTCCGGAACTTTTGCATCAGATGCACTTCCAGAAATACCATCCTTTGGAATGATAATATCAGCCAGAATTGTAATGGTTGCCATTTCGTGTTTATTAAAATACGTTTCAGACTTTAATCTTTTATCCCGATCTAACTCCCATTGCTCCCTACCAGCTTCTTTTGGTGCCTCTTCTGCAAGCACCTCATTTGTTTTAGCATCAGGAGTTTTTTGCTTGCAAGCTTCGAGTAAAACCGTAGTGCTTAATGCAGTTAATCCTATTGCTTTTATGGAATCACGTCTATTCATAATTCTTAAATATTATTCTTTTTCTTTTGAGCTAAAATATATTCTGCAGTTCTCATTGATAGGGCTAAAATAGTCCAGGTTGCATTTTTATCACCTTGTTGAACGAAAGGACCAGCATCAACAACAAATAAATTTTTACAATCATGTGCCTGGCAGTATTTATTCAAAGCTGATTTCTTTGGATCATCACCCATGCGAATCGTTCCTACTTCGTGGATAATTTTTCCTGGATTTAGCAATCCATAATTGGTATCAGCGCCATGAATTTCAGAAGTAACAACTGCACCCATTTCTTTCATGATGGATAAAAAAGTTTCTTGCATATGTTTAGCCTGCAAAATTTCTTCCTTAGCCCATTTGTAATTAAACCTTAAAACAGGTATGCCAAATTTGTCAACAGTATCAGGATCAATTTCGCAATAATTATCTGCCCGAGCAATTGCGGTACCACGACCTGCCATTCCAACTCCAGTTCCGTAGAAACGGCGATAATCATCTTTAAGTGATTTACCGTAACCACCAGCTTCCTTCATTTTACCGTTTCGATCTGGCACCATTCCATTAATTTGGGCAACGCCCCCACCGAATCCATAAGATGGCATTCCCATTCCTCCACCATATTCAATATGGTAACCACGAGGAAAATCTAGCTTCTTATTATCCAACCACCAAGGAGAATAAATATGAACACTACCAACTCCATCTTCATTATAGCGTTTTCTATCCATCAATTGAGGTAAGAAACCGGAAACACCAGCGCCAGTAGAATCATGCAAATATTTACCAACTATGCCGCTACTATTTGCTAAACCACCTGGATGCGCCTGTGATTTAGAATTTAATAGAATGCGTGCAGACTCGCAAGCACTAGCTCCTAAAATAACAAGCTTTCCATTTACCTGATATTCTTGCAAATCTTTTCGACTTACGTAACTAACGCCTGTAGCTTCTCCATTTTTATTAGTAATTACTTCACGAACCATTGCATCGGTAATTACAGTTAAGTTTCCTGTTTTTACAGCAGGGATTACCAAGCAAGATGAAGCCGAGAAATCACCGTAAACTTTACAACTTCTACCGCATTGGCCACAATAAAAACAAGGGGCACGGTCATTATTTCCTTTAATCGATTCTGTCATCACGGCACCTCTACCTGTAATAACCTTTACACCGGCTTTTTCTGCACCTTTTTTTATAAACAGCTCATTTAATCGTGGTTTAGGTGGTTTCATGAAGATTCCATCAGGCTCATTTGGCAAACCCTCTTTAGTGCCATAGATACCTATCATTTGATCAACCTTATCATAAAAAGGTTTTACATCAGCATAAGTAATTGGCCAATCGTCTGTTAAACCATCAGTGGGTTTAAAATCCTCCGGACCCATTCTTAAAGATATTCTTCCCCAGTGATTTGTTCTACCGCCAAGCATTCTCGACCTGAACCATTCAAATTCAGTTTTATTTTTTTGTGTGTATGGCTCTCCTTCAAGTTCCCAACCACCATAAGATGCATCGAAATCTCCAAAAGGACGGGTACTGCTGGCGCCACGACGTGGAGATTCCCACGGCCATTTTAATTGATGTGCGTCAATTCTGGGATCAAAATACTGGCCAGCTTCAAGCATTAAAACTTTTTGTCCGGCGTTTGCCAGTACATACGCAGCCATCCCGCCGCCTGCGCCTGAGCCAACTACGATGGCATCGTAAACAATAGGTGATTTTTTTATCTGAAAGTCACTCATATTTTATGGTTAGAAGTAAATGTTATCCTAATCTATAATTTAATTTCCTTAAATAAAAATCATTAAATATTTTGGAATGATTATAGATTAAAATACCCTTTAAGTATTAGCTAAATCGATTTGGTAATGTTTATTTAAGTTGTTTTAAATCAGGTTTCCGTTCTAAAAATAGTAATCTCAATAAAATCATTACTAGAAAAGTCGCTCAATTGTTACATTTTCCATATGGAGTTTATCAACCATAAACTTACATATCTTTGTATTTTAAAAATTAGCATGTCAACTCAGCATTTAGAAAAATTAATTTTAACGCTTAATAAAAGTTTAATTGATAAAACTTTTATTAAAATTTCTTTAGGAAACTATAAAGGAACAGAAGAATATTTAAAACAAATTTTAGTTCGACAAGTGTTGATAAAACGTGAAGGTAAACTTGCTTTTACTTTTCGGTACAAGACGCGAGATGTGGTGAAAAATTATTCAATTGAAGAGGCGATCACTTTAATTACAGAATATTTACAGAGTGGCTTTAAAATCGCTACGCTTTTTACAACTGAGGCGGACCTAATTTTAGAAGAATTGAATAATGGGAAAGTAGTGTTTAGAGAAAATAAAACATCATCTAAAGAAATACCTTCAGTTGATCATGATAAAGAAAAAATCAGGTTGATTAAACCGGAATCTAAACCTTACTTAACGGAATTAAAAATTACCGACGCAGAAGGAAAAGTCTTCAAGAATGCGCAAGATAAGTACCGTCAAATTAATCAATATGTCGAAATATTAAGTTCTCTAATAAAAGAATTGCCTGTTGGAACAATTAAAAATGTTACTGATATGGGCTCAGGGAAAGGTTATTTAACTTTTGCATTGTATGATTATTTGCATTCGGTTTTGAATCTAGAAACTGAGGTGGTTGGCGTTGAATATCGCCAGGATATGGTTGATTTATGCAATAATGTTGCAAAGAAATCTGCCTTCAATAAATTGAAATTCGTACAAGGAACGATTGAGGATTACAATGCAGACAATGTTAATTTGCTGATTGCACTTCATGCTTGTGACACTGCAACCGATGACGCCATCTTTAAAGGGATTAATGCAAATGCTGAATTAATTGTAGTTGCACCTTGTTGCCACAAACAAATCCGTAGAGAGATTGAAAAAAATAAAGTAAAGAATGATGTTTCGTTTTTAACTAAATACGGAATCTTTTTAGAGCGCCAAGCCGAAATGGTTACTGATGGAATCCGTGCTTTAATTTTGGAATACTTTGGTTACAAAACTAAAGTTTTTGAATTTATTTCGGATGCACATACACCAAAGAATGTGTTGATTGTTGGGATTAAGGGTAAAGATGATGAAAGGAATAAGGAGCAAAAAGCAAAGAATAAGGATGATATTTTACAAAAGATCAAAGCAAGTAAAGAATATTTCGGAATTGGCTATCATCATTTAGAGCGATTGTTGGAATTGTAGGGTTTTCAAAACCTTATAGGTTTAGGATTGGTAACTGGCATCATGCTGAGAATTAGCATTTTTAAGATGGTTGCATTTTTCATCCAATTTCGTCATTGCGAGGCACGAAGCAATCCTACTGCTGCGAACGCATTAAGATTGCTTCGTGCCTCGCAATAACGACTGTTTTAACGAACTTGTTTTCAGGATCTTTCTCAAGAAGTTTACCATATAAGGAACATAAGAAAATATAAGACCCGAGCTTATATGATTATTCAATGTCTTATATGGTAAAAAAAAATTCCGTGAAGACACAAACCATGGCTCTTGATAATATTTAGAAGTTATAGATGCAACAAAATCAATGCTACCAAAGCTGGGATAGATTGTACATAAAGAATCTTTTTACTTGCTGTTGCTGCGCCGTAAATACCGGCAATAATTACGCAGGTCAAAAAGAATATCGCTATATAAAATTTCCATTGGTGATTGTTTATACATAACGACCAGATTAAACCTGCGGCCAAAAACCCATTATACAATCCTTGATTTGCTGCTAATGCTTTTGTTTGTGGAAATAATTCTTTCGGAATCGTTTTAAAAACTTTAGGCGCTCTGGTTGTCCAGGCAAACATTTCTAGCCAAAGTATATAGATGTGGATGACGGCAACTAAGCCAATCAGGATTTGTGCTATTAATTGCATTTTAGTTTGATTTGGTAATTGAAGATACAATAAAATTTTATTCATGTGGCGAGCTCTAACTATCATTTGTTTTATTGTCTAATGAAAAGGCTTTTTCATTTCTTGATAAAAGAAAGGATTACGGAACTTATTAGTAAATCTTTTGATGCCATTCCCTTTCTAACATAAAAAATTCAATTTATTTAAACGGTTATTATAAGTTCTGTCTTTGTTTTTTAAACCCGATAAAAGCGGCAGCTCCCGATTTTTCATCGGGACTATAGCGGTTAGCGGGACGATTGTTCCCGAAAAACTACTGCCGTTAATTTTCAAATTATTTAAAATATTTGTATTTAATACAGTCCTTAATAGGATACGTTTGTAGCCTAATTCTGTCACACTGTCAGTCAATTATCGACTGTTTTTTTACATTTTATCAGTATTTTATATTAATTATCTGCCAAAATCCGATTGGCACAAGCATTGTTTAATAGCAGTAGAAATTATAATACTTTAAAAAGAGAAATTAAAAACACAATGGGAAAAATTATTGGAATAGACTTAGGAACAACAAACTCTTGCGTGAGCGTAATGGAGGGCAATGAGCCTGTAGTTATCGCAAACAGTGAGGGCAAACGTACTACACCGTCTATTGTTGCTTTTGCAGAAAACGGTGAGCGCAAGGTTGGCGAGCCTGCTAAACGTCAGGCTATAACCAACCCAACTAAAACGATATATTCGATTAAACGCTTTATGGGTAACAGCTTCAACGAAAGTGCAAAAGAAGCTGGACGTGTACCTTACAAAGTTGTTAAAGGTGATAACAACACGCCACGTGTTGAAATCGACGACAGAAAATACACTCCACAAGAGATATCTGCAATTATTTTGCAGAAAATGAAAAAAACTGCTGAAGATTTCTTAGGATACGAAGTTACTGAAGCGGTTATTACGGTACCAGCATACTTTAACGACGCACAACGTCAGGCTACTAAAGAAGCAGGCGAAATTGCAGGTTTAACTGTAAAACGTATCATTAACGAACCAACTGCAGCTGCTTTAGCCTACGGTTTAGATAAAGCACACAAAGACATGAAAATTGTTGTTTTTGATTGCGGGGGTGGTACACATGACGTTTCTGTTTTAGAATTAGGTGATGGCGTGTTCGAAGTAAAATCTACTGATGGTGATACACACTTAGGTGGTGATGACTTTGATCACATTATTATTGATTGGCTAACTGACGAATTCAAAGCTGAAAACAGCATGGATTTAGCTAAAGATCCAATGGCTTTGCAACGTTTAAAAGAAGCTGCAGAAAAAGCTAAAATTGAACTTTCGAGCACAACTTCAACTGAAATTAACTTACCATACATTACTGCTGATGCGAGCGGCCCAAAACACTTAGTACGTACATTATCTCGTGCTAAATTTGAGCAATTAGCTGGTGACTTAATTAAACGTACGATCGATCCTTGTAAATCTGCTTTGAAAAATGCTGGTTTAACTGCAAGCGATATCGACGAAATTATCTTAGTAGGTGGTTCAACTCGTATCCCAGCTATTCAAGATGCGGTTAAAGCTTTCTTCGGTAAAGAGCCAAGTAAAGGTGTTAATCCTGATGAGGTTGTTGCAATTGGTGCAGCTATTCAAGGTGGTGTTTTAACTGGTGATGTTAAGGATGTATTGTTATTAGATGTTACTCCATTATCATTAGGTATTGAAACTATGGGTGGTGTAATGACGAAATTAATTGAGTCTAACACAACAATTCCAACTAAAAAATCAGAAACTTTTTCAACAGCTGCTGATAATCAGCCATCTGTAGAGATCCATATTTTACAAGGTGAGCGCCCAATGGCTGGCCAGAACCGTACAATTGGTCGTTTCATTTTAGATGGTATTCCACCTTCGCCTCGTGGTATTCCTCAGGTAGAAGTTGCTTTTGATATTGACGCTAACGGTATTTTACACGTAAGCGCTAAAGATAAAGCTACTGGAAAAGAGCAAAAAATCCGTATTGAAGCATCTTCAGGTTTAACTGATGCTGAGATTAAGAAAATGAAAGAAGAAGCTGAAGCTAATGCAACTGAAGATGCAAAAGTTAAAGAAGAAGCTGACAAAATCAACGGAGCTGATGCTTTGATTTTCTCTACAGAAAAACAACTTAAAGAATTTGGTGATAAATTATCTGCGGATAAAAAAGCACCAATCGAAGCTGGTTTAGAGAAATTAAAAGCAGCACATTTAACTCGTAACTTTGCAGATATCGATGCAGCACAAGCTGAATTGCAAAATGCATGGAACGTAGCTTCTGAAGAAATGTACAAAGCTGGTGAACAACCTCAAGGCGGTGGCGAACAACCACAAGCTGATGGTCAACCGCAAGCTGGTGGCGATAACGTTACTGATGTTGATTTTGAAGAAGTAAAAGAAGACGATAAGAAATAGTTTTGAGTCTTTAGTTCTGAGTCGAGAGTCTTGAGAACATATAAAAAGCGTTTTTGATTAAGTTCAGGAACGCTTTTTTGTTTTCGTAGTTATTCTTATTTAGTACGGCTTTCGGCATTGCGAAGAGGTTTTTCAGCCGACGAAGCAATCTTTATTTTTTAATTTAAATCTTCAATGGTTTGAATGTCAGAAGTGTTTTCATCAAGGGATTAAGTGTTTTATCAACTTATATTTTTAAAGGCTTTATAGCAAGAAATTTTTTTCATTAAGTGATTAAGCTTTTGATCAACTTAAATTCTTAATGATCTTAAGGTTAGAAAGCTGTTTTGCAACTAAAGGATTAAGTCTTTGACCAATCATACTTCCATAAATGTGTTAATTTTATCTGTTCACACTAAATTTTCTTCTATAATACTTTGTAACTCTTTTTCATTTAATGTGATTTCTTGTAGTAATTTAAATTGATTTTTTGCTCTATCTAAATTTTGCGACTCGTAGTTTATTGGATAATAAATATTACCATTTAAGTAATCAGTTAAGAAACGTAAAGCTTGCATATAAATAATGTATTTGCCAGAAAATAGGATTAACTCTTTTTCTGTAGGCGTTAAAACGCTTTTCATTTCAGATAAATAACCCTTAATCATAGCTTCAAAATAGGGCAAACGAATTTTTATTTTGCTTAAGTCAGTTTCATTTTCAGAGAAAGCACATAGATATGTTCGCATCATATCACCTAAATCAGAAAAGAATTTACCAGGCATTAAGGTATCCAAATCTATAACACAAACCCCTTCAAACGTATCAGCATTTAATAAAACATTACTAATTTTTGTATCGTGGTGCATCACACGATCGGGCAAATCAACACTATGAGCATATGATTTATAAAAATCCAATATGTATTTATGAGCTAATGCACTATCGATTTGAATCTTCGCCAAAGCTTTAATTTCTGGAGTGATGCAGATTAATGCTTTAGAAAATTGATCGAAACGCAAATCCAGACTATGGAATCCGGCGATGGTTTGTTCTAATTTTGAAACATTAAAATTCTTTAATAACCTACTTAATTTTCCAAATTGTTTAGCGGCTTCATATGCCTGAAGAGGTTGGGTTAAAACATCAAGTGAAACTGTGTCAGCAATAAAAGGAAGCAAACGCCAATATTCGTGTTTTATAAATGCCATTTCATCACCGAAAGCAGTCTGAATTGGCTTGATAAAAAGATAATCGGGAGAACTTATTAAAAGATAATTAGCTACTGCTTTTATGTTATTTGCTATTGCCTCAGGATTTTTGAAAACGGCCGTATTTATGTTTTGTAGGATATATTTTTTGTCGGCAAGTTGTTCTGAAACCAAATAGGTTCGGTTAATTAAGCCCGAACCTATTTGTGTAATTGTTATATTTTCCTCAGAAAATCCGAATGCTTTTAATATTTCGGGATCTAAGTTTAGCTCCATAATTTTTCAGGATACGTTCCATTTTTCACAAGCTGATTAATGCTATCTTGAACATATGGTTTATCTTCTTTATAAGTTACTCCAAACCATTTATTTGATGTTGGAACAACTTTAAAAGTTGCTTCACCTGTACTCACTAAACTTTCGCCAATTAAAGGAATAAAGAATTCTGCTTTAGGTTTATCTTTATTTGCTTCAGCGAATGCTACGAAAAGCTTTTCTGTAATATCGAAAACAGCAGGTGTAAAGCCCCAGAAATTCATTGATACCGGCGTTTCAAAACTCAACGGATATTCTTTATCATCTTCTTCATAAACAATAATATCGTCTTTTGGATAAACTTTTGTCCGTTCGATAATTTCCTGAAGATTTCCAGCATCGTCTACTTTACATACTCCACGAGAAACGGCTCCAAACTCTGATAATGTTTTACCGATTTCATAACCAATAATGGAGAAATTACTATCAGTTGCTTCATCATTCAAGAAATCAACCATTTTTTTAAAAGCATCAAAGCCGTAATAATCATCAGCATTAATTACGCAAAAAGGTTCCTTAACTACATTTCTCGCAGATAAGATTGCATGAGCTGTTCCCCAAGGCTTCTCTCTGTAAATTTCCTCTTCAATTCCAAATTGTTTTAAATCAAAATTTTGAAAAACATAATCAGTTTCTATTCTACCATTTAATTTCGGTTCAAAAATTGATTTAAAATTTTCAACAAATTCTTCTTTGATGATAAATACAACTTTGCCAAAACCGGCGTTAATTGCATCATATATAGAGTAATCGATAATCGTTTCACCATTTGGGCCAAAGCCATCGATCTGTTTCATGCTTCCATAACGGCTAGCCATACCAGCAGCCAATATTAATAAAGTAGGTTTCATAATTGAAATAATAATAGTCAGTTTTAAATATTG is drawn from Pedobacter mucosus and contains these coding sequences:
- a CDS encoding helix-turn-helix domain containing protein; translation: MTTQLKQGEVLERIVRRDRMGISELSRKLNVSRRTIYNWFSQDRINHEVIWQIGTLLGQDLSASFPDVFPKQDLGQRTASSLEQNTKSNNGDSNSVYFWMNKYIHLLEKYNELLSPEDQQLQSESIIKNLPLRNKSNDTFAYHQ
- a CDS encoding glycoside hydrolase domain-containing protein; translation: MKLRLLLLLTILCQITVSAQILKYTNGNNSWNPDSLGNHRVVIQFNGNGGIVHTKIDWRRRDLHPETKGIIVLNSNGKIVKSSSENITRESGDVYFEANSAGKYYIYYLPYKNEGRSNYPKGSYLKPIQTLTNRPRQVAINASVLEIQSIDAFNSFYPMEVIATEKEMKAVKAAHQAESFIVFPEDRMFPIKMKNDLPYRWIRKTSLNSFTGTASKGENYAFQFGVYALKNLNDLVVNFSDLKTSSGKTISSKYINCLNTTGTTYDNKPLIQKVNVALGSVQPMWITVDIPKTTSAGIYNGKFIIKANGKSKIVNVKITVKNEVLANHGVNSPVNQTRLTWLNSTLAQQNTVVSPYTPLVIEGNVISLLGRKFEINADGFPKQIQTFFNSEMTGYSEKPNNILYEPIHFHFFNTPKTQEKFTPSNFQFTNKEAGTVKWTATNTSTNIKMDVEGSLEFDGYVHYIVKVTALQDVDFSNVNFHIPFDKGSTKYLMGLGEKGGIRPDTVKWKWDVANKNQDAAWVGNVNAGLYYNLRDENYVRPLNTNFYLQKPLLLPKSWRNENKGGIQINVKGSSMLADSYTGARSMKKGDVLYYNFNLLITPFHLLNTDFQWDNRFYHKYGSLDSIKATGASVVNIHHATPINPWINYPFIEWKKMKNYIDEAHSKDLKVKIYNTVRELSNHAYELPALRSLGTEIYSPGKGGGFSWLQEHLDSNYIAAWFVPEIKDAAIINSGMNRWHNYYVEGMNWLTSNVGIDGVYLDDVAFDRITMKRIKRVLTQNNHPGIIDLHSANQFNKNDGFNNSAILYMEHFPYLNRLWFGEYFDYQKNNPDFFLTEVSGIPFGLMGEMLQDDGNPWRGMIYGMTSRLGWSDKSDPKPLWKAWDNFGIKGSEMIGYWSENCPVKTDNAKVLATVYKQKGKIMIALASWAEDDVKVNLIIDWNKLGLDSTKVKITAPAIDKFQTTGVFQEGKPIMIDKGKGLILIVE
- a CDS encoding gluconate 2-dehydrogenase subunit 3 family protein; this encodes MNRRDSIKAIGLTALSTTVLLEACKQKTPDAKTNEVLAEEAPKEAGREQWELDRDKRLKSETYFNKHEMATITILADIIIPKDGISGSASDAKVPEFIEFIVKDIPEHKVPMRGGLKWLDVYCFNKFQKSFAEASEREQISIVDEIAYPKKARPEMKAGVTFFNRMRSLTASGFYTTEIGVKDIGYVGNAPNQWTGVPEDVLKQYGMQNVKV
- a CDS encoding GMC family oxidoreductase, giving the protein MSDFQIKKSPIVYDAIVVGSGAGGGMAAYVLANAGQKVLMLEAGQYFDPRIDAHQLKWPWESPRRGASSTRPFGDFDASYGGWELEGEPYTQKNKTEFEWFRSRMLGGRTNHWGRISLRMGPEDFKPTDGLTDDWPITYADVKPFYDKVDQMIGIYGTKEGLPNEPDGIFMKPPKPRLNELFIKKGAEKAGVKVITGRGAVMTESIKGNNDRAPCFYCGQCGRSCKVYGDFSASSCLVIPAVKTGNLTVITDAMVREVITNKNGEATGVSYVSRKDLQEYQVNGKLVILGASACESARILLNSKSQAHPGGLANSSGIVGKYLHDSTGAGVSGFLPQLMDRKRYNEDGVGSVHIYSPWWLDNKKLDFPRGYHIEYGGGMGMPSYGFGGGVAQINGMVPDRNGKMKEAGGYGKSLKDDYRRFYGTGVGMAGRGTAIARADNYCEIDPDTVDKFGIPVLRFNYKWAKEEILQAKHMQETFLSIMKEMGAVVTSEIHGADTNYGLLNPGKIIHEVGTIRMGDDPKKSALNKYCQAHDCKNLFVVDAGPFVQQGDKNATWTILALSMRTAEYILAQKKKNNI